One Natrinema longum genomic window carries:
- a CDS encoding transcription factor S — protein MQFCDDCGSMMKAQGERMVCTNDDCGASSERDREQEDAFVTTESQTDDDVIESSEEANFEGKPKATDIICDECGAEEAWYTLKQTASADEPPTRFFKCTDCGYRWREYN, from the coding sequence ATGCAGTTTTGCGACGACTGCGGTTCGATGATGAAAGCGCAGGGCGAGCGCATGGTCTGTACGAACGACGACTGCGGGGCCTCGAGCGAACGAGACCGCGAGCAGGAAGACGCGTTCGTCACGACGGAGTCCCAGACCGACGATGACGTGATCGAGTCGAGCGAGGAGGCCAACTTCGAGGGCAAACCGAAGGCGACGGATATCATCTGCGACGAGTGCGGTGCCGAGGAAGCTTGGTACACGCTCAAGCAGACGGCGTCGGCCGACGAACCGCCGACGCGGTTTTTCAAGTGCACCGACTGTGGGTACCGCTGGCGGGAGTACAACTGA